The proteins below are encoded in one region of Podarcis raffonei isolate rPodRaf1 chromosome 6, rPodRaf1.pri, whole genome shotgun sequence:
- the LOC128415484 gene encoding signal-regulatory protein beta-1-like, whose amino-acid sequence MAFKGPLGCLFLSALMSQFPKGMEGVAKEPQLQVYQPKNAISVQIGDNLTLECRVTGEGPPGPVRWFLGEGPTKKVIYAGAGSFERITRNNEKSNEDFTIVIHNVTWEDAGTYYCGKIKSHYRKEDVILRGGGTEVVVTDLPPPNTAPVVAGVSVLLLAVLLLVAVYIYVKKRRVSGAE is encoded by the exons ATGGCTTTCAAAGGCCCCCTTGGGTGCCTGTTTCTCAGTGCGCTGATGAGCCAGTTTCCAAAAGGAATGGAAG GTGTTGCGAAGGAGCCGCAGTTACAGGTGTACCAGCCAAAGAATGCTATCTCAGTACAAATAGGAGATAATCTCACACTGGAATGCCGGGTGACTGGGGAAGGCCCACCAGGACCTGTGAGGTGGTTCCTGGGTGAAGGTCCCACAAAGAAGGTTATCTATGCAGGTGCTGGAAGTTTTGAGAGAATAACAAGAAATAATGAAAAATCCAACGAAGATTTCACTATTGTCATCCATAATGTTACCTGGGAGGATGCTGGTACTTATTACTGTGGAAAGATAAAGTCACACTATCGAAAAGAAGACGTCATACTACGTGGGGGTGGAACTGAGGTGGTTGTGACAG ATTTGCCACCTCCCAACACCGCCCCAGTGGTTGCCGGGGTGAGCGTCCTTCTCCTCGCTGTCTTGCTTCTCGTGGCAGTTTACATCTACGTAAAGAAGAGGAGAG TCAGCGGAGCAGAATAA